A window of Hemibagrus wyckioides isolate EC202008001 linkage group LG03, SWU_Hwy_1.0, whole genome shotgun sequence contains these coding sequences:
- the smad1 gene encoding mothers against decapentaplegic homolog 1, with product MNVTSLFSFTSPAVKRLLGWKQGDEEEKWAEKAVDALVKKLKKKKGAMEELERALSCPGQPSSCVTIPRSLDGRLQVSHRKGLPHVIYCRVWRWPDLQSHHELKALECCQFPFGSKQKDVCINPYHYKRVDSPVLPPVLVPRNSEFNAKLSMLPRFRNPLHQTEPHMPHNIKYPESFTQQPAGNSLPFGPSSPSNSYPGSPNSGTASSTTTTNTNFPHSPGSSEPSSPFQMPETPPPAYMPPEEPMTQDCPQPMDTNLLAPNLPAEINNRTDVHSVAYAEPKHWCSIVYYELNNRVGEAFLASSTSVLVDGFTDPSNNRNRFCLGLLSNVNRNSTIENTRRHIGKGVHLYYVGGEVYAECLSDSSIFVQSRNCNYHHGFHPTTVCKIPSGCSLKIFNNQEFAELLAQSVNHGFEAVYELTKMCTIRMSFVKGWGAEYHRQDVTSTPCWIEIHLHGPLQWLDKVLTQMGSPHNPISSVS from the exons ATGAACGTGACGTCGCTGTTTTCTTTCACCAGCCCGGCGGTGAAGCGCCTCCTGGGCTGGAAGCAGggagatgaagaggagaagTGGGCCGAGAAGGCCGTGGACGCGCTCGTCAAGAagctgaagaaaaagaagggcGCCATGGAGGAGCTGGAACGCGCGCTCAGCTGCCCAGGCCAGCCCAGCAGCTGCGTGACCATCCCGCGCTCGCTGGATGGACGACTGCAGGTGTCGCATCGTAAAGGGCTGCCGCATGTCATCTACTGCCGTGTGTGGCGCTGGCCTGACCTGCAGTCGCACCACGAGCTCAAAGCGCTCGAGTGCTGCCAGTTTCCTTTTGGATCCAAGCAGAAGGACGTATGCATCAACCCATACCACTACAAGAGGGTGGACAGTCCAG TTCTGCCACCGGTCCTGGTGCCTCGAAACAGCGAGTTCAATGCCAAGCTGTCCATGCTGCCACGTTTCCGCAACCCGCTGCACCAGACGGAGCCGCACATGCCCCACAACATTAAATACCCGGAATCATTCACCCAGCAGCCAGCGGGCAACAGCTTACCGTTCGGCCCCAGCTCTCCCTCCAACAGCTACCCTGGCTCGCCCAACAGTGGCACGGCaagcagcaccaccaccaccaataccaaCTTCCCACACTCACCTGGCAGCTCTGAGCCCAGCAGCCCCTTCCAGATGCCAG AAACTCCACCGCCTGCGTATATGCCCCCCGAGGAGCCCATGACACAGGACTGTCCCCAGCCAATGGACACCAACCTGCTAGCCCCCAACCTGCCTGCAGAAATCAACAACaggacag aTGTTCATTCGGTCGCCTATGCAGAACCCAAGCACTGGTGCTCCATCGTGTACTATGAGCTGAATAACCGGGTCGGAGAGGCCTTCCTGGCGTCCTCGACCAGCGTCCTAGTGGACGGCTTCACCGACCCGTCCAACAACCGCAACCGCTTCTGCCTGGGCCTGCTGTCCAACGTCAACCGCAACTCCACCATCGAGAACACACGCAGGCACATTGGCAAAG GGGTGCACTTGTACTACGTAGGAGGCGAGGTGTATGCCGAGTGCCTGAGCGACAGCAGCATCTTCGTGCAGAGCCGCAACTGCAACTACCATCACGGCTTCCACCCCACCACCGTGTGCAAGATCCCGAGCGGCTGCAGCCTCAAGATCTTCAACAACCAGGAGTTCGCCGAGCTGCTCGCCCAGTCGGTCAACCACGGTTTCGAGGCCGTGTACGAGCTCACCAAGATGTGCACTATTCGCATGAGCTTCGTCAAG GGCTGGGGAGCTGAATACCATCGGCAGGACGTGACCAGCACCCCCTGCTGGATCGAGATCCACCTCCACGGACCGCTGCAGTGGCTGGACAAGGTTCTCACACAGATGGGATCTCCTCACAACCCCATCTCCTCCGTGTCCTAA